TAAAACGAAACAGCATGATCCGCTACAACCCTTTTGCTCTCCATACCCTCGAAACCATCTCTAGCAATAGATAATCCAGACTTGATTACTTTCGCTAACATGAAAGCGTTACAAAATTATACCAAAGATAGTTTACACAAAAGATATTACAAACGAGAAGCAGTGGAGAGGGAAAATGTCCTTGGTGAAGGGTTCCGAAAATGTCCTGGTAAAGGGTTCCTTACTGACAAGAGCTTCAAAAAACGAGAGTGAAATTCCGTGATATTGACAAACCAAACAATTTTTGATAAGATGATGATACTCCACCTTTGATCAGCTAATTGTTCCTGATTGATCTATTAAGGTGCCAACTTGTTCTCCACATAACGCTTTGGATATGTTACCAGGCTCGTGAAGATTAAAGAGAACaactgcaaaagaaaaaaatataattaagTTAATAACAATGAGTTACTGCAATAAGAAACAAAACTGAAACAAAACCAACCAGGAATTCCGTTCTCTTCACAGAATGATACTGCCATCATATCAATGGAGGTGACTCCTGTGGAGATCAACTCCCTGTAAGAAATGTGTTTAAAAGCCCCACTGCTGCTGTCTTCGGAATGGCAATCATGGACACCATCAACATTGGTGCCTTTTAGTACAGCCTCAGCATTAactgaaatgaaaaaaaatgattcaAGATTACCGTAGAGAGCAAGCAAAACAATAGAACCCAATAAAGGTGTGACGTGTGAACACTGGATATCCAACAGGAGATGAAAGAAAAACTTGCGAAAATATTATTGTGAGAGGTTGTTCATACTTTCGGATGCTCTCAGAGCTGCTGCGGTATCTGCGGTGAAGAGTGGGTTTCCCGTTCCAGCACCTACGCCCCCGAATATGACAACTCTTCCTTTTTCAAGATGCCGGATAGCTTTTCGTTTGTTATAGGGCTCAGTAACCTGTTGCATTGGAAATGCAGATTGTACACGTGTCCGGACATTCAACGCCTCCAGTGCAGATCGAAGAAGTACAGAGTTCATCACCGCTGCCAACATCCTGGTACCATTACAGTTACAACACGCTCAAGTTAATATCTGCGGAGAACATGTTAATTTGCATTGCGCTTGCGCTATCTAGGTTTTGAACACTCAAGTTAATATCTCCGAATATATCGGTTCAGGTCTTCAGCAAAAAAGTAGATATTTAACATTACTATCAAATTACATGATTACACCACAACCAACACATGATTAATGATTAACCACATACCCTAATTGATATGCTGTTGATCTCTCTAGGCCAGTTGCAGCTACCCAAGTATCTCCACAAAAGAAGTTACGACCACCTAGAACAATTGCCACCTGAGACAAGCGCATAAACAGGCATCTCAATGCTGAATAAGATAAAGACAGATAAAAGAAGTTCGCAAATGGCAACATTGAAAAGTGTTGTAGTCCTGCTATACCTCAACGCCAAGGCTACAAGCCCTTGCAACTTCTCTAGCAATCAGCAGGGTAACCTAACAACAGAAGATGCAAAAGTTCAATCATTTACTCCATAATTCACAATAAACAGGATAAGCTACGAAAATATCATTCAACATGCAACACATAAAATGCAACTCCATatcaatcatcttccatttttatCACAATCAATACCTTCGGATCAGTTTTGTGCGGACCTTCCCCAACTAGAGAAGCACCACTTACTTTAAATACAACTCTCTTCCATCTAGGATTCGCCAACTGTATTAAACCAACACCAGCACTAGGAGGAGAACATACTTGAAATCTGCCAATTACACATAATGAAAACTTCTTCATATACAAGAAGATAACAATATCAACAATCCAATTCtacaaatcaaaagaaaaacgCACAATGCAGCTTTGTTATACCTGTTAGATTGCCTAATTGGTTTGGGCGAAGACACAGCAGCAGGCAAATTAGTGGAAATATGTTCAATTTTTTCAAACCAAGGCCATTGACAAATAATAGTACCACAGGCATTCATTCTTTGTAACTCAACTTTATATCTTTTCTTCATATTATCAACTTTATTCTTACACTGCTCAACACtcttagcaccaccaccaccattttgTGATGATTCAGATGATTTATTATGCCGAGTAACAATAGCTGCAATTTCTTCCCAATCTCTACCACGAAGAATACCTCGATTAAGTTTATGAAATTTATCTGTATATGCATTTAACAAACACTCAATTGATAAATCATTCCATTCTTCTCTATCTTTTCTGTTATCTGGTTTATAATAACCCCCAACTGGTACACTATGGATAGTACTGGGAGTGGTATTGGACCTTGTTTTTTTGTATAAAGGAGTTTCATTTCTCACTTCTCTTTGGATTCCATTActgggttcttcttcttcttcttcttcaattctatTGCGTTTCTCAGTTTGAGAATTTTGTCCCCTTTCTTCTCTATTGACAGAGAAGAAAAACGAAAACTTTCTAGGGTTTGCTTCGTCAGGGAGAAGAACGAAATCTTCTTCAGAAGCCATGGAATTTGGAATTTCTTTCTCCggggagaaaaaaaaagttagggtttttggagaaaaccagagagagagacgGAATGTTAATGGCGTTAGTCTAGTTGAGCCGAGCTGGGGCCTAAAGCAGTAAAGCTTACTTAAAAGCTTAACGGTGAATAGCGACTGTTAACTTTTTGACTGCTGAATTGTCATGTTGACTAACGGCTCCGTTAACTAGTGTGCTTTTCCGTTATTCCttccgtttcaggaaaaaaaaaaaatactcactCGTTTAATTTCGCCCATTTGTAGGcataaaaataagataaaaaataaaatggaagtatcactttttctgaaacggaaaatAGTAGAATGCCAAAATTGCAAATGTGACACTGGCATTGCAATTTGCAAATGGGTTCATCTTCATATGCATTTACACTGACAAGCAAAGAAACAGAAGAAAGAAAGCCCCAAAACAGATGCAATTCACTATGATCTTTCATGTACATTAGTGATGTGTTACAATAAATATATGCTGCAAGTTCTGTAAGACAAAATGGTGTATTCTGTATAGCTGTATATTCAGAATGTGAGCTGCTAtacttgaaaacaaaaaaaataaaaatgaggaCACGAAACGAAAAGATTATATCAGAACAGGAAGAAAGTAAAATTCTATACTTTCTCGCGGTTTGGAGAGGCGACGAATTTTCAGTTCTTCCCGGATTTGCATCTTTTACTGTGTAATTAATCAAAAATTCGATATTTTCTACAGTTGACCTCATTGAAGAGAGACGCTTTTCCGATGCCTGGATTGACGAGAAGGACGAGCTAACTCCACTGAAGCTCTGGGGCTTCGGACGACACTTTCAATGATATCTGACTGTTGATCAGAAGGCTGTTGTAGGAGCTTACACCCAATTTTCCTGGCCAGCAAACGTGGAGAACTGAGGGAGCTATGGGATTTGACAACCTTTTgcatttcttgttttattttaccGAATTCTTGTTCAAGTTCTCCTACTCTTGATTTCATGCTCTCGAGGTTTACTTTCAGGGCCTGATTTTCACGGACAACTGTGACCCATCCATCTCTCTGAATTATTTGGCCTGCCATGTCAGTGGCAGCGGTGGTTTGACCAGCTGGGACACTTTCAGTGTCAAAGGTATTTAAGCAACCAGCCAGGGCTGATCTTAACTGCAACTGTTCGAAGAAGAGGACTTGAAGAACGACTCTGAGAGGTAAGCGTTCATTTTGAGATGCATGGGTACACGCATCAATAGAAAGCTTCTGATAATCAATTATGTTGCAGATTTTCTCCTTGTCACTATCTGAAAGCCAAGGATGCGCCTGCaaagaaatatgaaaaaaaaCACATAAGACAATGATCATTTGTTGGATTTCGTATTGGAAAGTTAGCTAATTCAATTGTATACGGAATGCCCATCAATTCAAGAATTTCAAATTTCTTCATTATTCATGTGCATTCATATAAGAAAAGAAGTATAAATAGATGCAAACCTTGAAATAGATATCTACAGCTCTGTATAGCCCGTCGTGCAAAGATCTTGAAGAATCTGGAAGGGCCTCTGCAAGAGAGCATAACTTTTCAGATTTCAGGTTCACATCCGAAGCAATCTCTGCAATGTAGTCGTCAATCAACTTCGCAACCTTCCTTAAAGATTCAGATGATGGTGATGCTTCTAAATCAAGTGATGATGGGGAAAACAATGATATGTTCCGCTCTGATGACAAAAAATGCGTAACTATCCTCTCTACACAATCGGTATTATACAAGGTGTCAGCGTCTGAATAATTAGGGATCAGAAGACTATCTAGAGATGCCATGTCTAGTTGCATTCCTATTCTCTTCTCCAGAGACTCCCGGCATTCTGGACTAATTTCAAGTATCATTGAGACACGTAGAAGTCCCAATAAGAAACGGCAAAAAGATTTTCCCTTCTTCTCTGGGAGCAGTCTTTCAATACTTTCAAGTAGTACCCTTTGATCAACGACAGCAGGTGTCATGCTAAAAACAGTTCTAGTTTTACCAACTTCACCACTTTGCCAACGGCCAAGACCTGGTAGATATTTTCTTGCATAGTACATTATGGCACGTGCTAAATGCTCAGGCCTCATACCCCTTGATTTCATTGTTTGAACAAGTCTTTCAAACAAAGGCAAACTGAGGGATGAGATATCTTCAAACCACCAGTCAGATTCCGAGCTTCTTATTCTTGCCCCTGTGTTAATTCCATTCCACAAGATACTTCCTCCAGGGCTCTGTAAGCTGCCATACATCTTCATCGGCCATCCAAATAAACTTGGATCGGTACAAGCCATCATGGACAGAGCACCCAAACATTTGCTCACTAGTTGGAGCTTTTCAGCTCTTGGAGTAACCGGTTCAGAACTCTGAAGGGACAAAACACAATCCTTCCAGTTACGAAGTACTGTTTTGTGGAAGTAACTCTCCGACTTTACCGATAAGTTATCTTCGCCATACTCCTCTGTCATTTCAAGAAAATCTGCTGCACAGTACACCTTCACAATATTCTTTGGTGTCAATTCCACCCGAACCCCGTAACAGAATTTGGCCACAATTAAGAATGTTTCTGGTCCACCAGGAAATTCAACT
This portion of the Papaver somniferum cultivar HN1 chromosome 11, ASM357369v1, whole genome shotgun sequence genome encodes:
- the LOC113322237 gene encoding uncharacterized protein LOC113322237; translated protein: MASEEDFVLLPDEANPRKFSFFFSVNREERGQNSQTEKRNRIEEEEEEEPSNGIQREVRNETPLYKKTRSNTTPSTIHSVPVGGYYKPDNRKDREEWNDLSIECLLNAYTDKFHKLNRGILRGRDWEEIAAIVTRHNKSSESSQNGGGGAKSVEQCKNKVDNMKKRYKVELQRMNACGTIICQWPWFEKIEHISTNLPAAVSSPKPIRQSNRFQVCSPPSAGVGLIQLANPRWKRVVFKVSGASLVGEGPHKTDPKVTLLIAREVARACSLGVEVAIVLGGRNFFCGDTWVAATGLERSTAYQLGMLAAVMNSVLLRSALEALNVRTRVQSAFPMQQVTEPYNKRKAIRHLEKGRVVIFGGVGAGTGNPLFTADTAAALRASEINAEAVLKGTNVDGVHDCHSEDSSSGAFKHISYRELISTGVTSIDMMAVSFCEENGIPVVLFNLHEPGNISKALCGEQVGTLIDQSGTIS
- the LOC113323442 gene encoding BTB/POZ domain-containing protein At3g44820-like yields the protein MAPPPPATTKVSEFNQKDNHWYCTAGLASDITIGIDNVFFHLHKFPLMSRCGKIASILEESQNSQAEPFSAELVEFPGGPETFLIVAKFCYGVRVELTPKNIVKVYCAADFLEMTEEYGEDNLSVKSESYFHKTVLRNWKDCVLSLQSSEPVTPRAEKLQLVSKCLGALSMMACTDPSLFGWPMKMYGSLQSPGGSILWNGINTGARIRSSESDWWFEDISSLSLPLFERLVQTMKSRGMRPEHLARAIMYYARKYLPGLGRWQSGEVGKTRTVFSMTPAVVDQRVLLESIERLLPEKKGKSFCRFLLGLLRVSMILEISPECRESLEKRIGMQLDMASLDSLLIPNYSDADTLYNTDCVERIVTHFLSSERNISLFSPSSLDLEASPSSESLRKVAKLIDDYIAEIASDVNLKSEKLCSLAEALPDSSRSLHDGLYRAVDIYFKAHPWLSDSDKEKICNIIDYQKLSIDACTHASQNERLPLRVVLQVLFFEQLQLRSALAGCLNTFDTESVPAGQTTAATDMAGQIIQRDGWVTVVRENQALKVNLESMKSRVGELEQEFGKIKQEMQKVVKSHSSLSSPRLLARKIGCKLLQQPSDQQSDIIESVVRSPRASVELARPSRQSRHRKSVSLQ